A genome region from Lucilia cuprina isolate Lc7/37 chromosome 3, ASM2204524v1, whole genome shotgun sequence includes the following:
- the LOC111676404 gene encoding ubiquitin-conjugating enzyme E2 N, with amino-acid sequence MSSLPRRIIKETQRLMQEPVPGINAIPDENNARYFHVIVTGPTDSPFEGGVFKLELFLPEDYPMSAPKVRFITKIYHPNIDRLGRICLDVLKDKWSPALQIRTILLSIQALLSAPNPDDPLANDVAELWKVNEAEAIKNAREWTQKYAVED; translated from the coding sequence atGTCCAGCTTACCACGTCGTATTATCAAAGAAACTCAACGTTTAATGCAAGAGCCCGTACCAGGTATCAATGCCATTCCGGATGAAAACAATGCCAGATATTTTCATGTTATTGTAACCGGTCCAACTGATTCGCCTTTCGAAGGTGGCGTCTTTAAATTGGAACTCTTTTTGCCCGAAGACTATCCGATGTCAGCGCCTAAGGTCCGATTCATAACGAAAATCTATCATCCAAATATTGATCGTTTGGGTCGCATCTGTTTAGATGTTTTGAAAGATAAATGGAGCCCTGCATTACAAATACGTACCATCTTACTATCGATTCAGGCTTTGCTTAGCGCACCCAATCCCGATGATCCTTTGGCCAATGATGTCGCTGAATTGTGGAAAGTCAATGAGGCTGAGGCCATTAAAAATGCACGCGAATGGACTCAAAAATATGCCGTCGAAGACTGA